TCCACTCAATGCCGGCAGACAGACTGGATGTCACCTGACTTTCTCCCAAAATCCGGCTTAATAAGGGTTTACGTTCTTCCAGGGTGTAACACTGGGTTTTTTCCGGATCGAGTCCCACCAATTCTGCTGCCCAGCGGCGAGCGTCCTCTTCTGTTCCCAGCCGGTCAACAACGCCCAGTTCTAAAGCTTGTTGTCCGGTAAAAATTCGACCATCGGCAAAGCTTTTTACCGTATCGACTGCCAAATTCCGCGCCTCAGCAACGGTTTGAACAAACTGTTGGTAACTGGTATCGATCAACTGTTGCAGAATATCTTTTTCTGGCTCAGTTAATTCTCGATCAAACGCCAAAATATCTTTGTAAGGGCCGGATTTAATAACTTTGAAAGAAACCCCAACTTTTTCCAGTAGGCGTTCTAAATTATTGCCTCGCAGAATTACGCCGATGCTGCCGGTGATCGTCCCCGGATTCGCCACAATATGCTCGGCACCCATCCCGATATAGACGCCTCCAGAGGCCGAAATATTGCCAAAACTAGCAACAATTTTGACTTTCTCTCGGAGCCGCTTTAAAGCGCTGTAGATTTCCTGGGAATCACCCACCGTGCCTCCGGGACTATCAATTCGCAGCAGCAAGGCAGGAAAGCGTTTTTCTTCAACAGTTTTGAGAGCTTCTAGCACTCGTTTGCGAGTGGCACCGGCAATCGCGCCGTTCACTTCAATTCGGGCAATTTGTTTGCGAAACTTGTTAAATGGCCAAATCATGGGCGGTCAAACAGCAGTTGTGAGTCAGTTAATATCAAGTGTTTTAAGTTTTGAGTTTTGAATGTATCACTCATCACTTTGGCGAACGGTGGCCAGATGGGAGCGGCTGAGTATAAATACTTCCAGGTTGCCCAATTGGTCGAAGAACTCTCAGGACTTGCCACAAGAGCGCACGCGATTAATTGCGTGCTTATTCTAGTTTGCCTGAATATTATCGAGTTGTCGGCATTCTGCTGAGCCGGCTGGCTATGAAATCGTCGATATCACAGCGTTAACACGATACTCTAAAGTCTAGACATCTTTAGTAGCATTTCTTAACATAATTATACGATTGGGTACAATTAAATAAATGAACCCTCGACTTCGCAATTCAGGCTTGGAGCGCTATTTGCCCTTGCAAGAAGCGAAAGATCGTGTTGAAGGCTCCCACAGCCGGCAGCTTTTGCAATCCTTTCCAAACGCCCTATTTTATCGCTAAACCCCATGTATCTAAGACTGAGTGAATCGAAACGGCCTCTGGCAACACTGCTGCTAATCGCCCCGTTTTTCCTGTGGGGAACCGCAATGGTGGCGATGAAAGGTGTTATCCCGAACACAACCCCGCTATTCATGGCAGGCGTGCGTTTGCTACCGGCAGGCGTCTTAGTTCTGATCGCAGCCGCAATGATGGGCAGGCCGGCCTTAAAAGGCTGGGGGGCATGGCTGTGGGTGGCCTTTTTTGCCCTCGTGGATGGGGCAATGTTTCAAGGTTTTTTAGCCGAGGGATTGCTGAGAACCGGCGCAGGGTTGGGATCAGTGATGATTGACTCCCAACCCCTAGCCGTGGCGATTTTATCGTGGTGGCTGTTTGGCGAACGCATTGGCTTATGGGGCTGGCTGGGGCTAGGGGTTGGCGTCCTGGGGATCGCGCTGATAGGCTTGCCCGATGCGTGGATTTTGGGGCTGTTCCAGCAAGGGATCGCATCGGTGCCGGTGGAAATCGGGAATTTGTTTGAAAACGGGGAATGGCTGATGCTGCTGGCGGCGCTATCGATGGCCGTGGGGACGGTAACCATTCGCTACGTCTGCCGGTATGCCGATGCCGTAGTCGCCACCGGCTGGCACATGATTTTAGGCGGAATCGCCTTATTGACCCTTTCACTGGCGACAGAATCCCAGCAGTGGGTGAATATTGATCTTTCAGGCTGGGCGGCTTTAGCCTATGCAACGATTTTTGGCAGTGCCCTCGCTTACGGGTTGTTCTTTTACTTTGCCTCCACCGGCAGCCTCACCAGTTTGAGTGCCCTGACCTTCCTCACGCCGGTGTTTGCCCTATTATTTGGAAACTTATTCTTAGCCGAAGTTCTTAGTCCCCTGCAATCGATTGGTGTTTGCCTGACAATCGTGAGTATTTACTTAATCAATCAACGTGATACGATAGCCCAAAAGCTGAGACTAGGGCGTACAGTGGATCAAACCATTGCCTCTGCGGAGGAAACTGCTGCTGAAAATCGACTCCTGCTACAATCGTCTGAGAGCAAATCGGTTGAGCTGCCGGTGACGGTACGCATTGCGGAATCCGAACCGGAGATTTAACCTCAGCCGATCCAATCTGACCGTCAACAGGTCGATGAACCGGCACAGCTAGCTGGTTAATGATTTTAGATTTTTGATAGGTAATTTCCTCCAAAAAGCAACCAAAATCATCGAAAATCAAAGTTCCACCAGCAGCAGCCACAGCTGATCTGTGATTCGCGCAGGATGCAGAACGGGTAGGATTGAGCTAGCTTAATTACACCTGAATCGCTCACGCTGGTTGACTCCCCCACCCCCGCGTTAGAATATGGTGCTTTACCGCTCCACCGTGTTGCTCGTTACCTGCGCTAGTTGCCTGGGTTTGCCCAGTCCAGCCAAAGGATTAATTCACCCAAACCGAACCGGGGAAATTTCGATAACGCCCCTTATAAAAGGCGCAGTGGTTCTGAACACCCTGCAAGTGGCTCAAGCAAACGCCCCCGCCGGCATAGAACGCCCTCCCCTCGGACCAGGTGATCGGCAGCCGGCAGTGCGAGAACTGCAAAAGACACTGAAAACTTTGGGATACTACAACGGTGCCGAGGATGGCGTCTATGAAGCCACAACAGCCGAAGCCGTCGCGCAATTTCAAGCCGGTGCCGGTTTAGAAGCAGATGGGGTTGCCGGTTCCACAACTTGGGATCGCTTGCAAATCGCCCAAAACCAAGCAAAACCCGCCCCTTCCCCAGACACCCAAAAAGCATCGAATTCAAAATCTAATCCCTCAAGATTGCTGCAAGGCAAAACAAAATGGCTATTGCTAGGTTTGGGTGTAATTGTGATTGCTGGAATTGTCGGCTTGATATTTAATTTGCTCATGCGTTCTGGGGAAAATGAAGAGGATTCAGATCTCGATAGCCGAGGTGAGCGATCTTCCCAACATCCCCAACAAAATTATTCTGAAAACCCACACCATCTGCAAAATAGAGAAGCGAATTTAGGCAGTCACCAGCCTAATTATGACAGCAACGGCTATCCGATATCCGGTGCCCTCGATTCAGAAAAAAAGGAGCGAAAAGAGCCGGCAGACTCAACTCCCCCAGAATATTTAGCCGTTGAAGAAATTACTCGTCTACAAAAAATCGATATTATTGATGAATTAATTCGAGATTTACAAAAGCCCGATCCTGCCAAGCGACGTAAAGCAATTTGGGATTTGGGGCAGCGGGGAGACTCCCGCGCTGTACAGCCTTTGGTGAATTTGATGGTTGATTCAGATTCTAAACAGCGCAGTTTAATCCTGGCAGCTTTATCTGAAATTGGCACCCGCACCCTAAAACCGATGAATCGAGCTTTAGCCGTTTCTCTGCAAGATGACAATGCTGAAGTAAGAAAAAATGCGATTCGGGACTTAACACGTATTTATGAGTTAGTCTCTCAAATGAGTCAGCTATTGGGTCATGCAATTGACGATCCAGACGATGAAGTGCGGGAAACTGCTAATTGGGCATTAGCGCAGTTGAGCAATATACGTGGGTTGCCGGTTGGAGAAAATCGACCCAGCCGGTCAAATTCTGCAAATCCGCCGCAAGACTCTGGAGGGGAGAATCTTAGGGATTAGGAACATGGGGTGAAAGAACAACGGGGATCGGTAATTATTAAGGATTGATCAACTAATCGCACTTAGCAAAAAACGCAAATCGTGACTGGTAAATCTGCAAACTCACTCAAACTTCTATTTCTTTCCACACCTGTTGGCCAATTGGGTTCAGGACTTGGCGGCGGAGTGGAACTGACTTTGTATAACATTGCCCTGGAAATGCACCGGCGAGGGCATCATTTGGATATTGTCGCGCCGGCAGGCTCTCGTTTAGATTCATTTCCAATTAAAGAAATAGCCGGTGAATTGCAAATCACAGCCCAAACTCAGGAACGCGACGCTTTGATTTGTATGCCGGGAAATTCTTTACTGGCAAATATGTGGGAATGTGCTCGCCAAATTCAAGGAAATTACGATTTAATTGTTAATTTTGCTTACGATTGGTTGCCGTTTTATCTAACACCTTTTTTTAATTGTCCCATCGCCCATTTTGTCAGTATGGGATCGCTCTCTAATGCGATGGATCAAATTATTGAACAGGTAGCAATTCAGTTTCCCGGTACAATCGGTCTTTACACAAAATCCCAAGCAGAAACCTTTGTTTTAAAATCTTCTGAACTCAACGCCTCATGGTGCGAGGTTTTAGGCAGTGGCGTTGATTTATCCCTTTATGATTTTTGTGATTCTCCCGCCCCTCAGTTGGCTTGGTTAGGTCGAATTGCCCCAGAAAAAGCCCTAGAAGATGCCGTCGCGGCAGCTCAAATTGCCGACATTCCGCTGAAAATCTTTGGCAAAATGCAGGATGAATCCTATTGGCAGCAGATTTGTCAAGCCTATCCAGATGCGCCGGTGGAATATATGGGATTTTTCTCAACTCAAAAGTTGCAAGAACAGTTAGGCAAATGTCAGGCGATGCTGATGACTCCGCGCTGGGTAGAAGCCTTTGGAAATGTCGCAATTGAAGCGCTGGCGTGTGGAGTGCCGGTGATTGCCTACCGGCGTGGAGGGCCGGCTGAAATAATCCAAGATTGCAAAACCGGCTTTTTAGTAGAACCAGATAGTGTCGAAGGCTTAGTAGATGCAATTAAACGCTTAGATGAAATTGACCGTCTAGAATGCCGGCGGCAAGCAGAAACAGAATATTCTTTAGAAGCCTTAGGTGATCGCATGGAACAATGGTTCCAAAATATTAAACAGCGTGCCAACCCAACTTCTTAAATAAAACCGCAAATAAACATAGCCTTTAACAGACAATCTATCTGTGTCCATCTGTGGTTATAAAATCTTTATCTCGATAAAATGCAATCCCAAATCCCAAATCTCAATTCTAAAATTCAACTGCCACCGGCTCTCAAACCAGGCGATCTGCTGCGGGTGATTGCGCCGAGTGGTTGTCTGCGAGAATTTGAAGCCTTTGAGAAAGGAGTGGAAATTTGGCGAGATCGTGGGTATCGAGTAGAACTGAGTGCCGGTTACGATAGCCGGTGGGGTTATTTAGCCGGCAACGATGAAGATCGCCGACAGCAATTAGCAGACGCCTGGAAAGATCCAGAGTGTCGCGCCATTCTCTGTGCCAGAGGCGGTTACGGGGGTGCGAGAATTCTGGAAGATTGGAACTGGGATGAATTACTTAGCACTCCCAAATGGTTAATCGGCTTTTCCGATATCACTGCTATTCTTTGGAGTCTCTTTCAAACCGGCATCTCAGGTGTTCATGGACCCTTGCTAACCACGTTGCCGGCTGAACCTGAGTGGACGATGCAGCGGTTATTTGACTGGGTAGAAAGTCATTCTATAAAACCTTTGCAAGGAACCGGCTGGGGTGGGGGACAAGCGAGTGGGTATTTGCTGCCGGCAAATCTAACCGTCGCAACCCATCTGGTAGGGACAGCCGTAGAACCACCGTTAGAAGGCGCAATTTTAGCATTTGAAGATGTTGCAGAAGCACCCTATCGAATTGACCGGATGCTAACTCAGTGGCGGATGATGGGAAAATTTAAAGGAGTGCGAGGAATTGCACTGGGGCGCTTTAGCCGGTGTACGAATGACCCGAAAATTCCCAGTTTTACAGTAGAAGAAGTCTTGCGAGATCGCTTAGGAGATTTAGGGTTGCCGGTTGTTTCCGGCTTACCTTTTGGTCATGAGGGAGAAAACGCAACCCTGCCAGTCGGAGTGCCGGTTCTCCTAGATGGAGATAAAGGCATATTAGACTTTCCCACAGTGCCGGCAAAATAGGCCGGTAAAAACCTAAAAACCGACACAAGCGCCATCTGCGTTTATCTGTTTATCCCCAACTACAGACTATCGCCTACATCTGCGTTTATCTGCGTGCATCTGCGGTTAAAAATCTCATAAATCCCACCAACCTAAATCACCGCCCGTTTTTGCAATTGAATCTCAAACACTTCCCCAGGCGTAGCGTCAATAACTTGCGTGGATAAATTATTCTGAGCTAACAACGAGCGAAATTCATCAATACTTCCGATACCCCGAAGTATAGACATGAGCAATCCTTCAAAGATGACATCACCACCGGCAGCCGTGGGTAACATCACTTGCGGTTGCAGAAGTTTAGCCACTTCTAAGGCACTTTGGCTGCCTTTAATAATGGAACCCACTAGCGGCAGTGCCAGGTCAACAATCGGGACAATGACGACATCCACCGGGGCAGATGCTTTGAGAGTGGGGGAATGATACCCGTGAGGCTCATAGTAGAGAGTCGTGCCGGCAGCCAAATCTTTAAGGAGATACCCATTTTCCACAAGTTGCGGGCCAATGGGAGAACCAGGAGTCGCTTTGATTTCTACTTTATTGGCAAGGGTAAAACTACTGCCGTGGTTGAGTGGAGTAACTTCAGTGAAACCCAATTCTTTCACAACTTTAGCGGCGCTGGGGGAACCCACAACCGGAATGTTGCGATTGAGTTGTTTGAGGGTAGGTGGATGTGCGTGGTCTTCTAATCCCTGTGAGAGGAGAATCAGGTCAATGTTTTCTGGAATTTCTCTGGCTTTGGGGCGATCGCCTTTAAACAGCCAAGGGAGGTTGCCAAAGACCAAAGGGCCAACTAACCAGGGATCGAGGAGTATCCGTAGGCCGGCCATGTTAATCAGCCAAGAGTTACTGTCTAGCCAAGTTAGCTGCATTGCATTTACAAAATAATATCTGAACTGTATTTTAGGCAGTTATGACATTTCTACAACAGAACATTAACCGTTACACCCGTCTGAACCAGAAGCGTCGCACTGCTGCTGGTGTATTGATTGAAACCGTTGGCTGTTGTGCTGGCGAATGCAAAGCCCGATGCAGTTACGATATCGCCGACATTGCCCTCTACAGTCAAGGTGCTAGTCGAACCAGACAAGCTGATCACATCTCTCACGCCCAAGCTCAGGGTGTTATTACCGGCACCCGTCATATTGATTCGCTCAATGCCCTGGATGAGAGGGTTACGAATCGCTGTCAGATCGAGGGCCATGCCGGCACCGACAAGCAACAAGGTGTCAGTCCCCAAACCCCCATCAATTCGCCGGAAGCCGGTATCGCTAATCGTCACAATGTCCTCACCGGCACCCCCATAAAGCACATCAGCCCCGCCATTGCCGATGAGTTGATCGTTCCCCAAACCCCCAACCAAAATATCTGCTGCGGTGGTGCCGGTGAGGACATCTGCTGTTGCAGTTCCCATCCCTGTCACCGACGCCGTGAAATCGCCGCCATAAACCACGTAGGAGGTGCCGGAATTCGCTCCAATTGGTGCTGCTCCAAAAGCCCCTACAATCAAATCAGCAAAGCCATCACCATTGAGATCCCCCGCCCCACTCACAGAACGACCGGCTAAGTTATTTGCCGATGCGCCATTCAGCGCAAAACCACCAATACCGGCTGCGACTGCGCTTAGGTTCACGGCTGTGTTATCCGCCTTCCCGAACACCACATAAGATTTGCCAGAGAAAGCCCCATTTGGATCGGCCCAGCGAGCCCCCACGATCAAGTCATCCAGACCATCGCCGTTGACATCTCCGGCTGAACTTACTGAGATGCCGGCATGATCGCCTGCTGTTTCCCCATTGATGGTAAAGCCGCCGTTATTGCCTGATGGGCCGCCAAACACGACATAAGACGTGCCTGAGGAAGTTTGATTGGGGCCAGCATTATACGCGCCCACAATCACGTCAGCGAAGCCATCACCATTAACATCTCCGGCTTCGCTCACAGAACGGCCCAATCGGTCGTTTGCCGCTTGACCGTTGATGGCAAAGCCGCCGGTATTTCCTGCTACTGCTACAGCGCCCAAAGCTACCGCCGTGGTAGTTGTTTTGCCATACACCACATAAGCTTTGCCGGCGGAAAAATTTCCGTTCGGGTCGGCCAAGTAAGCGCCTACAATCAAGTCAGCCAAGCCATCTCCGTTGACATCCCCAGCTGAACTGACCGAGTTGCCGGCTTGGTCATTCACCCCCTCGAATGTAATCGCAAAACCGCCCGTTCCGTTGGAGATCGCGTTCAAGTTTATCGGCACTGTGTTGTTCGCCTTGCCAAACACAACGTAAGCTCTGCCGCTTCTGAGATACTCTTGCTCAACAAGCACGCCATTGTTATTGGCATCAAGGCCAAAAGCGGGAGCACCCACGATCAAGTCATCCAAACCGTCGCCGTTGACATCACCGGCCCCGCTGACGGAAAAACCGGATTCAATGCCAATCCACTCGCCGTTGATCACAAAGCCGCCGGTTCCGGGATTGGCTGCCACAGCCGTCAAATTCACTGGCGCGTTGTCCGCCTTACCAAATACCACATAGGATTTGCCGGAGGATAGCCTAGTGGCAATAGTGGGATCGTCGGCCCGATCTGCACCGATAATCAGGTCAGCCAGTCCATCGCCGTTGACATCGCCGGCCCCGTTGACTGAGATGCCGGCCCGATCATATCCGGCCTGACCATTGATCACAAAGCCGCCATTGCTGCCTGATGGCCCTCCAAACACGACATAAGATTTCCCAGATCCAGGGGCGGGTGCGCTGGCAGAAGGCGCACCGATAATCACATCAGCAAAGCCATCCCCATTCACGTCTCCTGCCCCATTCACCGAGAAACCCGCCCATTCAAATGCGGCTTGACCGTTGACACTAAAACCCCCGCTTCCGACTGGCACATTGGTGCCGGTGGCAATGGCGCTTAACTGGACTTGTGAGGCGACAGTTAGGGTTACGGTTCCGGTATCGGTGAGGCCGGTGCTATCGCTGACAGTGTAGTTTAAGGTTGTCGTGCCGGCAAACCCTGGAGTTGCCCGGTAGGTAATAATGCCGTTGTTGATCGAGGCCGTCCCATTCGCTGCGGTTACTGCGGTAATGGTAAGCGTGTCTGCCGGCAGGTCAGCATCTGTATCATTAGCCAGCAAAGTAGCGACTGGAATTTCTAAGCGGCTACTTAATAGCACTGGCGTGGTAATGATGTCGTTCACCGCTACTGGCACGTTGCTAGTGCCAACTGTCAAAGTAAATGTATCGATGACACTGCCGCCGTTGCCATCTGATGCTTGAACATTAATTGAAAGGGGGGTGGCAGCTCCATTGGGTGGAGTGCCACTAAAGGTGCGGGTAGTTGGGTTAAATGTTAACCAGGCCGGCAATGGTGCGTTGTTATCTAGGGTGGCACTGTAAGTTAATACATCGCCATCAATATCATTGAAAGTTGTAGCGGCAAATGTGTAGTTGAACGCTGTGCCGGCGTTCGCGTTTTGATCGGCAATGGCGGTGACCACCGTTGGGGCATCATTGGTATTTATCACACCCAAATTGAATGTCTCTGTAACACTGCCCCCGTTGCCATCTGATGCTTGAACATCAATTGAAAGGGTGCGCACATCTCCATTGGCTGGAGTCCCGCTAAAGGTGCGGGTTGCTGCGTTAAATGTTAACCAGGCCGGCAATGGTTCGCCGTCGGCTAGGGTGGCACTGTAGGTTAACGCATCTCCATCTGGATCTGTAAACGTATTGGCCGCAAACGTGAAGTTAAAGACACTATCTTCTAGTGTATTTTGGTCACCGATGGGGGTAGCAACGATTGGGTCATCATTGACATTATTTACCACCAAATTAAATGTATCAATGGCACTGTCGCCTGTGCCATCTGATGCTTGAACATCGATTGATAGGTTGCCCACATCTCCATTGGCTGGAGGGCCACTAAAGGTGCGGGTTGCTGCGTTGAATGTTAACCAGGCCGGTAATGCATCCCCGCCGGTTTGGGTGGCGGTGTAAGTTAACGCATCGCCATCAAGATCGTTAAAAGTTGTTTCGGCAAATGTGAAGTTAAAGGTAGCGTCTTGAGTGGCACTTTGATCATCAATAGCAGTGACAACAACTATGGAAGACTCCGGGCCATTCCCAACTGTCAAATTAAATGTATCTGTGACACTGCCGCCGTTACCATCTGATGCTTCAACATTGATTGAAAGTGTGGCGGCATCGCCATTGGTTGGAGTGCCACTAAAGGTGCGGGTTGCTGCGTTAAATGTTAACCAGGCCGGTAATGCATCCCCGCCGGTTTGGGTGGCACTGTAGGTTAATGTGTCGTTATCAGGATCTGTAAATGTATTGACAGCAAACGTGTAGTTAAAAACACTATCTTCATCGGTATTTAGGTCAATGAGGGGGGTAGCAACGATTGGCGGATCATTGACATTATTTACCACCAAACTAAATGTATCGATAGCAATGCCGCCGTTGCCATCTGATGCTTGAACATCAATTGAAAGGGTGCGCACATCTCCATTGGCTGGAGTCCCGCTAAAGGTTCGGGTTGCTGCGTTAAATGTTAACCAGGCCGGCAATGCTGCGCCGCCGGTTTGGGTGGCACTGTAGGTTAATGTGTCGCCATCTGGATCTGTAAATGTATTGGCCGCAAACGTGTAGTTAAAGACACTATCTTCGGGGGTATTTTGGTCACCGATGGGGGTAGCAACGATTGGATTGCTATTACCCTTAACCACCAAATTAAATGTCTCTGTAACACTGCCACCGTTGCCATCTGATGCTTGGACATCGATTGAAAGTGTGGCGGCATCGCCATTGCTTGGAGTGCCACTGAAGGTGTGGTTCGCTGCGTTAAATGTTAACCAGGCCGGCAGTATAGAGCCATTGGTGAGTTTGGCTGTGTAGGTTAATGGATCTCCATCAATATCGTTAAAGATATTAACATCAAATGTGAAGTTGTACGCTGTGCCGGCATCCGTGTTTTGCTCGGCAATGGCAGTGGCAACCGTTGGAGCATCATTGACATTGTCAATCACTAAATTAAGTGTATTGATGACACTGCCGCCGTTGCCATCTGATGCTTGAACATCGATTGAGAGGGTGCCCACATCTCCATTA
This genomic window from Microcoleus sp. FACHB-672 contains:
- a CDS encoding putative Ig domain-containing protein — encoded protein: MPEINGSSQRDSLNGALENDTIIGWAGEDGLLGLELNDWISGNTDNDFLSGNTGSDTVRGGKENDIVHGGQDNDLLYGDLGSDTVCGDIGDDTVIGGNGNNHKTNHSLSSPDQQTIDEDESDVLFGNAGNDYINGNAENDTVYGGEGNDLLHGGKNDDQLFGNLGEDQLRADLGNDTGLGGEGNDQLVGGEGEDYLNGNTEDDWVAGNEGNDTVHGGQGNDTVHGGKDNDLLFGDLGNDVLIGDLGSDILNGGEGDDTFVIGRRDDVAGYRTTGGINIADADWVLDFGTGSDKFELIGGITFDDLNIFAGTGEYAGYTIIQDKVLGEYLAILKGFTGTLSRENFISLTPTPPTSPGEDPETPPPAPGGGDPPPDPTPSSPNDILLSSVAVNENSPAGTLIGSLSASDPDADDTHTYALLDDAGGRFIINGNQLKVAPGASLDFETQPSHTIKVRVTDAAGNIFDKDFPITLQNINEAPATGNPIVDQLADADTPFNFTFAANTFTDPDGDALTYTATLPGGEPLPAWLTFNPTTRTFSGTPTNGDVGTLTINVQASDGKGGSVSDTFNLEIGHIEDEPTVGNPIADLNTPEDSVFNFTFADTTFTDADGDALTYTAKLTNGEPLPAWLTFNPITRTFSGTPTDADVGTLSIDVQASDGNGGSAIDTFNLVIDNVNDEPTIDNSIADQNTLEDVTFNFTFASTTFNDPDGDPLTYTAKLTNGATLPAWLTFNPTTRTFSGTPTNEDVGTLSIDVEALDGKGGRASDTFNLVISNVNNPPTVVNPIAELNTREDSVFNFTFVETTFNDPDGDPLTYTATLTGGEPLPAWLIFNPGTRTFSGTPTDGDVGTLSIKVEASDGNGGIVINTFNLVINPIVPPGTEPIVVNPITDQNTLEDATFNFQFAGTTFEDPDGDPLTYTAKLTNGAILPTWLTFNPSTRTFSGTPTNEDVGTLSIDAEASDGKGGRVIDTFNLVIGNVNDVPTVVNPIAGLNTLEDATFNFTFDVDTFNDIDGDALTYSATLTGGAALPTWLTFNPTTRTFSGTPANGDVGTLSIDVQASDGNGGSVINTLNLVIDNVNDAPTVATAIAEQNTDAGTAYNFTFDVNIFNDIDGDPLTYTAKLTNGSILPAWLTFNAANHTFSGTPSNGDAATLSIDVQASDGNGGSVTETFNLVVKGNSNPIVATPIGDQNTPEDSVFNYTFAANTFTDPDGDTLTYSATQTGGAALPAWLTFNAATRTFSGTPANGDVRTLSIDVQASDGNGGIAIDTFSLVVNNVNDPPIVATPLIDLNTDEDSVFNYTFAVNTFTDPDNDTLTYSATQTGGDALPAWLTFNAATRTFSGTPTNGDAATLSINVEASDGNGGSVTDTFNLTVGNGPESSIVVVTAIDDQSATQDATFNFTFAETTFNDLDGDALTYTATQTGGDALPAWLTFNAATRTFSGPPANGDVGNLSIDVQASDGTGDSAIDTFNLVVNNVNDDPIVATPIGDQNTLEDSVFNFTFAANTFTDPDGDALTYSATLADGEPLPAWLTFNAATRTFSGTPANGDVRTLSIDVQASDGNGGSVTETFNLGVINTNDAPTVVTAIADQNANAGTAFNYTFAATTFNDIDGDVLTYSATLDNNAPLPAWLTFNPTTRTFSGTPPNGAATPLSINVQASDGNGGSVIDTFTLTVGTSNVPVAVNDIITTPVLLSSRLEIPVATLLANDTDADLPADTLTITAVTAANGTASINNGIITYRATPGFAGTTTLNYTVSDSTGLTDTGTVTLTVASQVQLSAIATGTNVPVGSGGFSVNGQAAFEWAGFSVNGAGDVNGDGFADVIIGAPSASAPAPGSGKSYVVFGGPSGSNGGFVINGQAGYDRAGISVNGAGDVNGDGLADLIIGADRADDPTIATRLSSGKSYVVFGKADNAPVNLTAVAANPGTGGFVINGEWIGIESGFSVSGAGDVNGDGLDDLIVGAPAFGLDANNNGVLVEQEYLRSGRAYVVFGKANNTVPINLNAISNGTGGFAITFEGVNDQAGNSVSSAGDVNGDGLADLIVGAYLADPNGNFSAGKAYVVYGKTTTTAVALGAVAVAGNTGGFAINGQAANDRLGRSVSEAGDVNGDGFADVIVGAYNAGPNQTSSGTSYVVFGGPSGNNGGFTINGETAGDHAGISVSSAGDVNGDGLDDLIVGARWADPNGAFSGKSYVVFGKADNTAVNLSAVAAGIGGFALNGASANNLAGRSVSGAGDLNGDGFADLIVGAFGAAPIGANSGTSYVVYGGDFTASVTGMGTATADVLTGTTAADILVGGLGNDQLIGNGGADVLYGGAGEDIVTISDTGFRRIDGGLGTDTLLLVGAGMALDLTAIRNPLIQGIERINMTGAGNNTLSLGVRDVISLSGSTSTLTVEGNVGDIVTASGFAFASTTANGFNQYTSSSATLLVQTGVTVNVLL